Proteins from one Limanda limanda chromosome 4, fLimLim1.1, whole genome shotgun sequence genomic window:
- the LOC133000655 gene encoding ribosome biogenesis protein BOP1 homolog, which yields MSTVMSQPLPKEDEEDEEEEQGEEFVFDDSSDEEKQEEDSKGNSLDCVSSVQVSKKEEDSGTSGNVSQTITDNSKLPETLPPAGQEGISTEVKASISPAADAPVSESPSR from the exons ATGTCGACCGTGATGTCTCAGCCACTTCctaaggaggatgaggaggacgaagaggaggagcagggggaagAGTTTGTGTTCGACGACAGCTCGGAcgaggagaaacaggaggaggacagtaAAGGGAACAGCTTGGACTGTGTCAGTTCCGTCCAGGTGtcaaagaaggaggaggacagtggGACATCAGGAAACGTATCACAGACAATAACAGACAATTCTAAACTCCCTGAAACGTTGCCTCCTGCTGGACAGGAGGGCATCTCCACCGAGGTCAAGGCGTCAATTTCTCCTGCAG CAGATGCTCCGGTTAGTGAGTCACCCAGCCGGTAA